The region CGATGAAAACCGATATAATTATTATAACAATTCCCATCGAAAACATTTGTCCAATCATTCTCATTGATGCTAATGTTGATGATGCAACTCCATAATATTCGCTTTCAACCGAGCTCATAATTGCATTAACATTTGGTGATGAGAACAATGCAAAGCCAAACCCCATCATTGCAAGATTACCAACGATAATAAAGTAACTTGTTTCTTTTGTAAGAAAACAGAAAATAATTAGTCCGAATGTCAGCAGTCCCATTCCAACCGATGCAACATATCCCGGTTCGGTTTTATCTGATAGTTTTCCGGATATTGGTGAAAACAATGCCTGCATTACCGGCTGTGTAATTAATATAATTCCGGCATCTTCTGGATTTAACATCTTAACACTTTGAAGATAAAAGCTCATTAAAAAACTAATTGCAAAAGTTGCACTGTAATTTATTAAAGCTGCTGTATTAGACATTGTAAATGTTTTGTTGCTGCGAAACAGAAGTATATTAAAAATAGGATATGCAGTTTTTGATTCAACAGTGTATAATACTACAAAAGAAAAAATGGAAACTGCTAACAGAAAATATCCAGCAGGCTTAGGAAAGAATGAAACAGATATCATTAATAAAATGATTGAGAGAATATAAATAGCTGCGCCCCTGTAATCATATTTGTTATCTTCAAATTTCTGCCACTCATGTTTAAGATAAATTGCATTGATAACAATAAGGCAGACACCCAGCAAAGCGTTTAAATAAAAAATTCCGCGCCAGCTTACATTTTGTGTTATCAAACCGCCAAGAAACGGTCCGGATGAAAGTCCGGTATAAACCGCAGAGGTATTTATTCCGAGCACCCTGCCGCGTTGTGATAATGGAAAAACACTAACAAGAATTGCAGTTGAACAACTGAAAATAAATGATGATCCAATACCTTGCATAACCCTGAATACAAGAAGCATTATTGTGCTAAAAGAAACTGCACTTAATATTGAGCCTGATGTAAAGAGAATAATACCCCATTTAAAAAATTTTGTTCTGCCGTAAATATCTGTCAGTTTACCAACAGGCAGTAACAATGCCGCGGTTGTTACAATATATGCAGTTGATAGCCAGCTGAGAAGTAAAGCATTTGCATTAAACTCTTCGCCAATAACCGGCAGGGCAATATTTATAGAAGAACCCATGAATGCAGTCATAAACGAAGCAAGTGTGGTGATCCACAAAATAAGCTTGGAAGGCGGGTTGTCGGAAGCTGCTATCATTTATTAAGACAGATTATAATTCGTATTGTTCCAGCAGTTAAAAACAGAATGATAACCCAAATATAATGCATTTTAGTTTTATTGGATAAAAATTCTTAATTAAACAAAAATAAATTGTTCAGTTAGAGTTTGAGTTTAAAAACCAACTGCTACTCCAACATGTACTATTGGCTCCCACTTCTTAAATGGAGAATTTTTATCCTGTAAGACATCAAATAAAATCTCAGCATAAGCAGTTGCATTTGAACCAATTGGCTGTCTGTATCCTGCGCCAAGCAGTACAAACGGAACCCACACTCTTTCGGACTCATATTTTTGGCTTAATTGATTGTAGGTATGGTGTTCATAGTTTGTAAATGCAAATTCTGCGTGCAAATATCCAAGTGGAACCGGACTGTATCTCATAAACAAACTTCCGCCAAAGTTATGATAAGTAAAATTTTCTCTGTTCTTATAATTTTCTTTTATAAAAGAATAATGAGCCTTGAGCCCGGATGAAAACTTAGAGCTGAAATTATATCCTATCATAGGTTCGGCACTAATAAGAATATAGTCGTTCCAAACATTAGCTCCGACATTACCGCCAAAATACCAATTGCCGGCTTTGGATGCGGGTGTATTGCTTAGCATAGTAGCTGAATAATCTTCTGCAAAATTAAGTGAAGAAGAAAAACAAAGAACAATGAAGAAAGAGAATGTAATTGTTTTTTTCATAAGACAACCTTCCTTTAGCTTAAATAATTAATAATAATCGGATGTGTAAAACTAACACTTAATCAAATAAATTAAAGCGGTTTAGGTAATTTTATCAAAACTGCATTGGCAACTTTGTTTTAAAAATCAGCAGACATATTTTTAGAATAACAACATAAGAATTATCTTTTTGCAAAGACAAATTTAATTATTAAATCAGCTTTATATTCTCAATTATTTTTATATAGGAAATTTTTATGGGAGCTTTAGAAAATGTTCTAACTCAAATTAGTGATATTCTTTGGGGTTATCCGCTTATTATTCTTCTTTTCGGTACACATATTTATTTAACTATAAGATTGAAGATAATTCAAAGGTTTATCGGAAAAGCAATAAAGATTTCTTTGGGCAGAAGTAAAGAGGGAAGCGGGGATATTAGTCAGTTTGGGGCATTAACCACGGCACTTGCAGCAACAATTGGTACAGGAAATATAGTTGGCGTATCGACTGCAATTGCAGCAGGCGGACCTGGTGCTGTTTTATGGATGTGGCTTACAGGTGTCTTTGGAATATCCACAAAATACAGTGAAGCATTGCTCGCAGTTAAATACAGAGTTAAAATGGCGGATGGATCAATGGCTGGCGGTCCTATGTATGTTCTTGAGCGCGGATTGAATATGAAATGGCTTGCTGTTTTGTTTGCTGCTTTCACATCAGTTACTGCTTTTGGAATCGGTAATATGGTGCAGTCCAATTCTATTTCAACTTTAGTGTTTGAAACTTTTAATATACCGATGTGGATAACAGGAATTATTTTAACTGTTTTAACTGCTGTGGTTATTATCGGCGGAATAAAATCTATTGCAACTGTTTGTGAAAGACTTGTTCCTTTTATGGCGATAACCTATTTGCTCGGCTGTTTGATAATTCTTGCAATGAACATTGGAGGAATTCCGAATACAGTTATGCTGATATTTAACAGCGCATTCAGCGGGCATGCTGTTGTTGGTGGATTTGTTGGTGCAGGAATGAAAGAAGCAATAAGATTTGGAATCGCACGCGGGTTGTTTTCAAACGAATCTGGTTTGGGCAGTGCACCTATTGTAGCAGCAGCAGCACAAACTAAGAACCCTGTTAGACAGGCGCTGGTCTCTTCAACCGGTACATTCTGGGATACTGTTGCGGTCTGTGCAGTAACTGGATTAGTAATTGTAAATTCAGGCGAATGGTTGAAAGGACTTTCAGGAGCAGCATTAACCAAACAGGCATTCAGTGATTTTCAGATAATTGGTCCTATTGTTTTAACTTTAGGACTGTTAACCTTCGTCTTCTCAACTATACTTGGCTGGTCTTACTATGGCGAGAAAGCTGCCGAATATCTTTTCGGAAACAAAGTTGTAAAACCTTACAGATATCTTTGGGTGATTTTTGTAATGATTGGCTCTGTGATGTCTTTAAATATAGTGTGGACTTTTGCAGATGTAACTAATGCTTTAATGGCAATACCAAATCTTGTTTCATTATTACTATTAAGCGGAGTAATCGTAAAGGAAACAAAAAAATATTTATGGAACGGAAATATTGAAGAGGAAGGGGAATAATAATTTTAAATTTTTGTCAACGAATAAATAATTTTTTTAAAAGGCTTTCAGGCATTGATTGGTAAAGCAAACTATTTAAAGATAATTACTGGCAACTATTTTATTTTTCCTCCTGACTCATCAACTGCTCAAAGAATTCCATATTTGGTGAATCAGAATTTGATATAATAATTTTAATAATTGCAGTAAGCGGAACAGAAAGCAGCATACCAACGATTCCCCAGATATAACCCCAAAGCAGAACTGAAAGTAAAATCAAAAGTGGATTTAAGTTTAATCTTTTTCCAATAATCATAGGTTCAGCAACATTAAATGCAAGTGTTTGAATTCCAATCAGCACCAATAACACCAAAAGAACAGCACCAAATGAATCAAACTGTACAAGAGTAAATAAAACAGGAAATATCAATGCAGCAGCAGAGCCAATTGTAGGAATGAAATTAAATAGAAAAACGAATAATCCCCAAACGATTGGGAAGTCAACCCCTATCAAGCCCAAAACAATAGTAGTAATTAAACCCGCAGCAAGATTAACTCCCACTTTTGCGATTATGTATCGCTGTATTTGATTAGTTATTTTGGTAAAAGTATCCTCAAGCTGCTGAATGCTCAGTTTCTTTCGATTATCCGGCTCATCAGCAGGTTCTGAACCATCAACTGACTCAGCATTTTGTTTAATATCTTTTTTTATCTCATTAAATCCTGAATAGGCTTTTTTAAAAACATATCTGCGTTCAATTGCATTGTAGATGGTTTTATTTCCTGAAAGAACAAATACAAAAAAGAAAAGCACAAAAAGCACGCTTCCGAGCAATGAAAAGGTAGATGAAAACAATTCGCTTAAAATATCTTGTAAGTTTAACGACTTAATTAAATTGTCGAATGAAAACTGTGTAAAGAATTTATCTGTAATTCCTAATGAAACAGCAGCATTTCTGATAAGACTGCTTAGCTTATCACCATAGAATGGCAATCCATCAGCAAATTGAAAGAATGAATCAACTACAATTCTTCCTATACCATAAAGCATAAAAAAAGTAATGGCAAGATCAATTAGAATAATTAAGAACATCGGAATCTTTTTTTTGGTTAGCCAGTTATTGAAAGGTGAAAATACAAAGAAAAGGAAAACCGCAATTAAAAGAGGGATGCAAATATGACTTAACTCTTTTAATACTATTCCAATTACAACTAAACCAATTACAACGATGAAGAACTTTGTTACTCCATCAAAACTTGTTTTATTTGTCATAATAAATTCATTTATCTTAATCCAACAAAAATGATGGATGATTTATAATAATTAATTATTACACGGTAACATACAGGTGATATTACACGGTGTTATCGCTGTTATTTAATTAATCCGCCAGGGGTTTGCGGTGTTGATAACAAATATTCAAAAAGCTCCCAGCGTTTTTTCAGATTATCAACTGTTCCGCCATTACTTTCAATATAATTTTTTACAATATCATATCCCAGATTATAGTTGATCACATAACTTCTGTAAGTTTCAATAAACGAAACATATTTATCAGCACTCTCTTTTGTTCGTAAAGAGTTTTTCTGCAGCCATTCAACGGTTTGATCACGGTTCCACTTTTCATTTAGATAATTTCTTGCTGCCTCATTTCCTGCATAAGAAAAATTCTTTTGCAGATCGAGAACTTTATAATAAAGATCAGCTTCATCAGAATTAATTCCGGCTATCGGAAACAAAATCTCTTTTTCAAATTTTATCCTTTCATTTCCGGGGAATGCCATTGCGATACCATAATTAGCTGTTCCTTCTGCAATTAGTGATTGCGGAGAAAACAGAACATAAACTTTAAACTCAACCCAATTTCTTCCGTTTGAAAGCTTTTGCTCGAGTAAAGTATTATAAACGTGATGTCCGGGATAACCTTCGTGAGATGCAAGATCAACCGCGCGGTCAATAAAAACCGGCAGGTCGGTATTTACTTCTATCAAACTGAAATAATTTCCTTTGTACCAATTATATGCTCCCCAGGGCTTGTCTTTTACATATTCTATTTTAAAAGATTCCTGTTCAGGTAATTTTATATAATTCAAAGTTCTTATTCTGCATTCTTTAATTGCAGCATCAAAAACATTTTTAAGTTTATCTGCAGGAATGATAAATTTCATTTTAAAATCATTTAATCGTTTTACAACATCACCTTTACCGGGTAATATATTATCGAGTTCAGCTATTGCATCCTGGAAATACCCGTCATTATGAACAGGTGCCTCAGTATCATATAATGCTTTTGTTTCCATATCAAAAGGAAGTACAACACCGTTTAACATATTAATATAAGTTTTACAGGCAAGCATCTGTTTGTAAAGATATCGAAATCTCAATGTTTCAAGTTCCGTAGCTTTATATGCACCCAGAGATTCTAATTCATTTAATATCGCATCAGTTTTTGAGGATAATTCATTAAACGCTGTTGAATCAAATTGTAAATTTGTTTTTAAACCAGAACGCCATTCTTCGGGCCCATAATAAGCATCAACAAAATCTGAATCATACTGCCCGATATTAAGAACAAGTTTTACATATTCTTCTGCAATTGAATTCATCTTTAATTCTAAATCACTTTGAATTATTGGTTCCTTGCGCTCGCTGCAAGAAATAAAAATTATTGTTGTAAGTAATATGAAAAATATTTTATTCATTTTATTTCCTTAATTATTCTAATATCAGGACTAATGATTTAATTCCAGTTACATTTATTGAAATCAAATTATTTTTTACCTCATAAATTTTTTCACTTATAATATCTTTAGCATTATTAATTTTATATACTGCTGGTAATTTCAGTTCAACATCTTGTTTGTAAATGCTTTTATTTAATATTACTAAAATTCTTTCATTCATATCCGATCTTAAATAAGCATAGATATTTTCATCAGCCTGTAATGTTAAAAAATCTCCGTATCTCAGAGCAGAATGTTCTTTTCTAATGTGAATCAGCTTACTAACATCTTTGAGAGTTTGTTTTTCATATTCGTTAAGCTCATCATTAAATCTCATCATTCTTCTGTTGTCAGGATCAGCGGCACCAGTCATTCCGATTTCATCTCCGTAATAAATAATTGGAATTCCTGGAATTGTCAGCAGGTAAGCTAAATGTAATTTAAGTTTATCATAACTTTCCGGATTATCAACCTGCGGTGGATTTGTCCATCCGATCTCTATTGCCTGTCCGTCATTTATAGCAAGATCACCATCAGCATAAGCCATGTATCGAATCTTATCATGACTATCCATTATATTGCCCATCAGATTATTATATCCGAATACCTGAAATGATTTTTGCATTTGATAATCAAGCAATTTGAAGGAAGCATTATCATCTAAAAAAGTAGGAATAGCAGCATCGTAAAGATTAAAATTAAACTGTGCGTTTAATTGTCCGTTATTAACATAAGATGCAATCAGATCAATTCCGCCGAATGTTTCACCAATTTGATAAATTTCTTTTTTCTCAGGGATTGAAATTTCTCTTTTAAGTTTTGATGTTAATAATCTCCAGTATTCATTCGGAACATGCTTAACGGCATCGTGACGAAATCCGTCAGCGCCGGTAACTTTTAGCCACCACACCGCATTATCTGTCATAAACTCAAGCGCTTCAAAAGAACTTACATAATCAAACGAAGGCATATAAGGTTCGAACCAGGTGGTTAATCTATATTCATCCCACAAACGCAAGTTTAACCTTCCGTTAGGTAAATTGTAATTACCGAACCAATCCCGGTGATCTTTCCACATCCAGTGCTCTTTGTGAACATGATGAGCAACATAATCCAAAAACACACTTGATTTTTTTTGATGTGCAAGATCAATAAATTTTTTAACAAGATTCATATCGCCAAAATGTTCTTCGACTTTGGTTGAAGAAACAGGCCAGTATCCATGATAACCAGTGTACCAGCGATGCGGTGCAGGAAACTCTCTGTAAGCATTATTAGTATTATCTACAATTGGAGAAAGCCAGAACGCATTTATTCCGAGCTGCTCAAAATAGCCTTCTTCAAGTTTGTTGATTAATCCCTGCAAGTCACCACCCTGATAATTAGCTTGGGTAAAAAGTGAATCGTGATTAATTGGAGCATCGTTAGATGTATCTCCGTTACAAAAACGATCGATCATTAAATTATAGATTATATTATCATTCAAAGTATGAATATCGGAGTTTCCGGCAATAACCCCATTGTGCAATTGAACTGTTTGTATATTGCTGTGTTTTCCCATTCTGTTAACAGCAAGCCGTATATAATGATTATCTATGAGCATTTTCCCTTTTACTGTTAGACTGATCTCTCTTCCATTCAGCTTTATCAATTCTTTGGGAAATAATTTATTGTCAAAAAGAACAACCAGACTTTCATCATCAACGAAGTTACTTCTATCGCTGTTTTCAAAATAAAATTTTAAGACAATTTCATCTTCCTTTTTTTCTGCTCCGGTGATGTGAAGAAACATTTTATCAATTGCAGGCTCTTCAATTATTCGTACTGAATTAAAATCACCCATTCCATTTGATACTTTAACCGGGTTTGCAGGATCAACAACTTCTTTTCCATCAATAAAGAATTTATATTCATATCTGCCAGGATCCAGAGGTATTTCAACTTCAAACACTCCATCACCGTTTGTATCTTTCATTGGTAAGCCTTGACGATCCCAGCTGTTGAATTGTCCGAACAGATTGATCTGTTTTTCTCCGGATTGGGGTTTATATGTAAAGAGATATTTTTTAGTCTTTATCAGTTTTACAGGCAGCTGATACGTTTCTCCATTATGCTTAAATGAAATCAATTCTATTCCTGAAAAATTATCTTTCGGGGTAAATGAGACTTCATTTAATGAAGCATTATATTCTACATAAATATTTTTGTTGGAAGTAAACTCTATATTATAACTATCTGAGTAAAAAATATCGCTTATCAATACTTTTGTTGTTTGTTCCTGTAATAGATTTACGGGTTGGATCAAATCATAAATTGGCTGTGAGGAAACAGTTGAATAAAAGAAAATTAGCGCGATTAAAATATTTCTAACCATTTTATTATCCTGGAATAATTGCTCAATTGTTTCGTTGATGAATGCTGAACCTGAGATTTATTGATGCTGTTTTTTGTAACACAAATTTACAACAAACAGATCAAATGTTTTAGTGGGAAAAGCTGTGATTATTTCAATTCGCTAATGTCATCAATAAAGTAACAGTAATTATGTTTTTTCATTCCGATCTTTGAGTAGTAATCAATTACAGACGGAGCAGAAAGTAATATGAGTTTTGCCTTCGGTGTTGCTTTTTTTGTTTCTTCAACAAGTTTTTTTCCGATTCCCATTTTCTGATACTCTACGTTAACTGCAAGATCAGAAAGGTAAGTGCAGTAAACAAAATCAGTAATTGATCTTGCAACCCCAATTAATAACCCGTTTAATCTTGCGGTAACAATTAAATTTGCATTGTTGCACATTGTTGTAATTCTTTGCTCATCATCAACGGGTCTTCGCTCGGCAAGAGTGCTTGATTTAAGCACTTCAATAAATTCATCAGGGTCAAGAAATCGTTCAATTGCATAATTTATTTTATCCATAGTAACTCCATAAATAAAAAAAGCGAAGAACAATTGCTTGTGCTTCGCTCTAAACAAATTTAAGTAATCTTATTTTAGAACAGCATCTTTTGCTGCTTTAGCTATTCTGAATTTCAATACTTTTTTTGCAGGGATAACCATTGTTTCACCGGTAGCAGGATTTCTTCCCATTCTTTTCTTTCGGTTAACAACAACTAATTTACCTAAACCAGGTATTGTGAATGCCTTCTTAGCTTCTTTGTATGATAAAGCTACGAGCTCATCTAAAAACTGACCAGCTAATTTTTTTGTAACACCGGTCTTCTTTGCCATGTGGTCAAGAATTTGGCCTTTGGTCATTGGTTTTACTGCCATAAATAGCCCTCTCTTTTAATTTATGAATGAAGTTAAATTACAAAGCGAAAATAAATATATTTTTTCTGAAAAGAAAAGAGCCGCACTAAATATTTTAATGTAATGTTAAAGCCTAATAAACACTGAGTGAAACAGAACCCCATGTTAAGTGTTAATTACTGCTTTGTTGAGGTGAAGTTAATTCTTTATTTTGATGTTAGTAATTTTTAGCAGATTATCTTCTTTATGTATAAAAGAATTGCAATCCTTTTTTTGATGATTCAGTTTTATCCGGCTGCACAAGTTGTTGATTCTCTTGAATCAAAAGTTAAAATAATAAATGATACTGTTTTTACTGTTCAGGATTCAGTTTTATTAAATGATTCTCTGCTTGCTTCTGTCAAGAAGGATTTAATTATTCCTTTACACTCTTCAACATTATCTGACAAACATTTTATTATCAGTAATAACCAGATTACTCACAATGATTATAAATATACCGGGGATTACCTGAGATTATTCCCTTTTAACTTTATAAAAGATTTGGGATTTACCGGGCAGCCTAATGAAACTTTTCTTTATGGAGTTGGCAATAGTTCTATCAGCTATTTGTTGGATGGAATATCAATAAATAAAACTTTTTCAAATTCGTTTAACTTGAATATGATTCAAAGTGAAGATATTGATTCGATTGAAATTATTCCGCTGCCAAGAGGATTTTTATATGGTGCAGATAATAATCCGGTTAGTATAAATTTTATAACAAAAGATTCTGTAAGACTTCAGCCTTATTCAAGATTAAGATATTATCAGGGCGCAAACCGCAATCTGATGCTCGATGGCAGCTTTGATGTCCATTTAATGAAAAGATTAATTGGCTCATTCTCAGTTACAAACAGAATACTTGACAGAACTTATAAGGCAACCGATTTCTCAATATGGCAGGGAAAGTTTAAACTTAAATATCTTTTATTAAACGATATTAACATTATAGCTTCATACAACATAACAGATTACAAAGCCGGTTACAGCGGCGGAGTTAATGTTGATAGTATTTTATCTCTAGGGAAAAATCCAGATAACATAATGTATGACTTCCGTACTGCACCTGTGTTGTATCCTGATGGAAAAATAAGTGTGTTAACCCATTTACCGAGATTAAGAGTTTTAGCAGCTCCGGTTAACTGGCTAAAGACAGATGCAAGTGTTTTTTATTTTTATAATGATTATGATAAAAAGACAAATGATAGAGAATATGCAGAGACTAAAACTTTTGGTTTTAATATCAACAATAAAATTAATCACGGTGTGTTTAATCTTGATATAAATCTTGATTATGAAAAAAGTAAAATCTCAGCAACTGATACAATTACACAAATCCCATTAAGTTATCTGCTAAAACAAAATTTTAACAACCTATCCGCCGCAGTTGCTTTTTCCTTAAATATTGACAGCGTAGCTATTCCATCTATATTTTATAAAATATCTAAAAACAGTTTAGATTATTCGAGGTTTGATCAACAAGAAAACATAGAAAAATTAAGTAATGGTGTTGGTATAGATGTGTTGTTTAACTTAAAGAAATCTTTAGCTGTTTATATAGGGGCTTCATATTTAAGACCGGATAAGACATCTTCTTCAGGGTTTTCGTTTATTGAAGCGGGGTTAAAATATTGTTCAGATATTTTTACAGGCGAAGTTAAATACTTCCTGAATGAATATACTTATTCAAAGTATATGTGGAATCATATTTTCAGCTCTGGAAACTTAAATGGATTTTCCGGAAGTATTAAACTTAATTATAATGTTTTTCTTCTTGAATCATCTTTATCTTTTTACTCTGCAAACAATAATCACACTATAAATGTTCCCGACTTTCAAACGCAAACCGGATTATATTATAAAAGCATTTTATTTAAAGATAATCTTAACCTTAAGACTGGTTTTGTTTTTTATTACACTGGTAAGAATAAAGTCTTCACTTATGAAAATGGTTTACTTGAAGTTCCATCATCATATAAGCTTGATTTTACACTTGTTGGTGAGATCCAAAAAACTGCAATAGTGTATTTTACTTTAGAGAATGTGTTTGATAATGATTTTTATATAACGCCTTACTATCCAATGCCTGAAAGAAACATAAGATTTGGTGTAGCCTGGGAAATGTTTAATTAAAAATGGAACACGGATCGAACTGATCAAAACGTATTAATCCGTTTAAATCAGTTGCATCAGTTAAATCCGCGTGCCATTATATCTACAAACTCAGCATCTCTTTAAACTTAACAGCCTGTCTTCTTGAAACTTCGATTTTATGTCCACCTTTAAGCTTAGCCAATAATCCGCCGTTTAGCCATGGCTCGATACTCTCAACCCATTTAAGATTTATAATATGTTTTCTGCTTGCACGGAAAAACGACTTGTTATCTAATCTTTCATCAAGATAATTTAATGTGCGTAGTATAAGTGGTTTATTGTCATCAAAAAATAACCTTACATAATTACCTTCAGATTCAAGCAATCTCACTTTTTCTAATTTTACAAACCAGCATTTATCTCCGTCTCTAACAAAAACCTGATCATCGGCAGTAAGGATTTCCTGAGCAAGAGTGTGTGATTTTTCTTTTCGTCTTCCCTCAATAAGTTTTTTTATTGATTCTGCAAGCCGTGATGGTTCGATTGGTTTTAAGAGGTAATCAAGTGCATTAAACTCAAAAGCCTTTAAGGCATATTCATCATAAGCCGTAGTGAAAATAACTTTTGGTACATTATCAAGTTCCTCCAGAAGCTCAAATCCATTTTTACCCGGCATCTGAATATCCAGAAAAATAACATCGGGGTTAAGTTCTGATATTTTATTGTGTGCATCATCTGCGTTTACTGCTTCGCCGATTACTTCAATTTCTTTAAATGGCTCTAATAATCTGATTAATTCAGTTCTTGCTAATCTTTCGTCATCAATTATTAATGCTTTCATAATCTTGTATCTCCTGATGGAATTTTAAGTGTTGCTAAAACTATATTTTTGTTTTCATTACTTAAAGACAATGATGCTTTTTCTCCATATAAAAGAGAAAGCCTTTGTTTAGTATTACTAATGCCAAAACCCTGAGAAATTTTTAAAGCAGTTTCATTAAACTGCCCGTTGTTTCTTATTTGAATTATTAATGTTGATTCATCAGTAGAAGCAGTAATATCAACCTCTCCGCCTCCGGTTAATTTTGAAATTCCGTGCTTAATTCCGTTTTCAACCAATGTCTGAACCATCATCGGCGGAATTTCAACCCTGTCTGCAGAGGGAGTTGAGCTGATATTATATTGTAATCTTTCTTCAAATCGGATTTTTTCCAGATCAAGATAATCTCGAATGGTTTTTAATTCATCAGAAAGAGGCACTGTTTCGGTTCTTTC is a window of Ignavibacterium sp. DNA encoding:
- a CDS encoding MFS transporter; this translates as MIAASDNPPSKLILWITTLASFMTAFMGSSINIALPVIGEEFNANALLLSWLSTAYIVTTAALLLPVGKLTDIYGRTKFFKWGIILFTSGSILSAVSFSTIMLLVFRVMQGIGSSFIFSCSTAILVSVFPLSQRGRVLGINTSAVYTGLSSGPFLGGLITQNVSWRGIFYLNALLGVCLIVINAIYLKHEWQKFEDNKYDYRGAAIYILSIILLMISVSFFPKPAGYFLLAVSIFSFVVLYTVESKTAYPIFNILLFRSNKTFTMSNTAALINYSATFAISFLMSFYLQSVKMLNPEDAGIILITQPVMQALFSPISGKLSDKTEPGYVASVGMGLLTFGLIIFCFLTKETSYFIIVGNLAMMGFGFALFSSPNVNAIMSSVESEYYGVASSTLASMRMIGQMFSMGIVIIIISVFIGSEKISAANQDAFLISLRTAFIFFSVLCFLGIFASLARGKIHK
- a CDS encoding sodium:alanine symporter family protein produces the protein MGALENVLTQISDILWGYPLIILLFGTHIYLTIRLKIIQRFIGKAIKISLGRSKEGSGDISQFGALTTALAATIGTGNIVGVSTAIAAGGPGAVLWMWLTGVFGISTKYSEALLAVKYRVKMADGSMAGGPMYVLERGLNMKWLAVLFAAFTSVTAFGIGNMVQSNSISTLVFETFNIPMWITGIILTVLTAVVIIGGIKSIATVCERLVPFMAITYLLGCLIILAMNIGGIPNTVMLIFNSAFSGHAVVGGFVGAGMKEAIRFGIARGLFSNESGLGSAPIVAAAAQTKNPVRQALVSSTGTFWDTVAVCAVTGLVIVNSGEWLKGLSGAALTKQAFSDFQIIGPIVLTLGLLTFVFSTILGWSYYGEKAAEYLFGNKVVKPYRYLWVIFVMIGSVMSLNIVWTFADVTNALMAIPNLVSLLLLSGVIVKETKKYLWNGNIEEEGE
- a CDS encoding AI-2E family transporter produces the protein MTNKTSFDGVTKFFIVVIGLVVIGIVLKELSHICIPLLIAVFLFFVFSPFNNWLTKKKIPMFLIILIDLAITFFMLYGIGRIVVDSFFQFADGLPFYGDKLSSLIRNAAVSLGITDKFFTQFSFDNLIKSLNLQDILSELFSSTFSLLGSVLFVLFFFVFVLSGNKTIYNAIERRYVFKKAYSGFNEIKKDIKQNAESVDGSEPADEPDNRKKLSIQQLEDTFTKITNQIQRYIIAKVGVNLAAGLITTIVLGLIGVDFPIVWGLFVFLFNFIPTIGSAAALIFPVLFTLVQFDSFGAVLLVLLVLIGIQTLAFNVAEPMIIGKRLNLNPLLILLSVLLWGYIWGIVGMLLSVPLTAIIKIIISNSDSPNMEFFEQLMSQEEK
- a CDS encoding alpha-amylase family glycosyl hydrolase, which produces MVRNILIALIFFYSTVSSQPIYDLIQPVNLLQEQTTKVLISDIFYSDSYNIEFTSNKNIYVEYNASLNEVSFTPKDNFSGIELISFKHNGETYQLPVKLIKTKKYLFTYKPQSGEKQINLFGQFNSWDRQGLPMKDTNGDGVFEVEIPLDPGRYEYKFFIDGKEVVDPANPVKVSNGMGDFNSVRIIEEPAIDKMFLHITGAEKKEDEIVLKFYFENSDRSNFVDDESLVVLFDNKLFPKELIKLNGREISLTVKGKMLIDNHYIRLAVNRMGKHSNIQTVQLHNGVIAGNSDIHTLNDNIIYNLMIDRFCNGDTSNDAPINHDSLFTQANYQGGDLQGLINKLEEGYFEQLGINAFWLSPIVDNTNNAYREFPAPHRWYTGYHGYWPVSSTKVEEHFGDMNLVKKFIDLAHQKKSSVFLDYVAHHVHKEHWMWKDHRDWFGNYNLPNGRLNLRLWDEYRLTTWFEPYMPSFDYVSSFEALEFMTDNAVWWLKVTGADGFRHDAVKHVPNEYWRLLTSKLKREISIPEKKEIYQIGETFGGIDLIASYVNNGQLNAQFNFNLYDAAIPTFLDDNASFKLLDYQMQKSFQVFGYNNLMGNIMDSHDKIRYMAYADGDLAINDGQAIEIGWTNPPQVDNPESYDKLKLHLAYLLTIPGIPIIYYGDEIGMTGAADPDNRRMMRFNDELNEYEKQTLKDVSKLIHIRKEHSALRYGDFLTLQADENIYAYLRSDMNERILVILNKSIYKQDVELKLPAVYKINNAKDIISEKIYEVKNNLISINVTGIKSLVLILE
- a CDS encoding GNAT family N-acetyltransferase; this encodes MDKINYAIERFLDPDEFIEVLKSSTLAERRPVDDEQRITTMCNNANLIVTARLNGLLIGVARSITDFVYCTYLSDLAVNVEYQKMGIGKKLVEETKKATPKAKLILLSAPSVIDYYSKIGMKKHNYCYFIDDISELK
- a CDS encoding HU family DNA-binding protein: MAVKPMTKGQILDHMAKKTGVTKKLAGQFLDELVALSYKEAKKAFTIPGLGKLVVVNRKKRMGRNPATGETMVIPAKKVLKFRIAKAAKDAVLK